From a single Clostridia bacterium genomic region:
- a CDS encoding sigma-70 family RNA polymerase sigma factor gives MIESGQGQFIDRGQVLVNSEQLLIERSKKKDLEAFEELVSLYEHKIYNFAYRMMGNVEDAQDMTQEAFFRAFKYLEGFRGEASFSTWLYRITANLCKDELRKRYRLPVDSLDEKISLHDGEVHKQIPSSQPGPEAIYTKRELRQDLGELLGTLSPEFRLAVVLRDVLGFSYQEISELMECSLGTVKSRISRGRGYLREKLLTQQEQNASFSGRNKVKGGEKNEM, from the coding sequence ATGATAGAATCAGGACAAGGTCAGTTCATTGACAGGGGGCAGGTGTTAGTGAATAGTGAGCAACTTTTAATAGAACGAAGTAAAAAAAAGGATTTAGAGGCTTTTGAGGAGTTAGTAAGCCTTTATGAACATAAAATTTATAATTTTGCTTATCGGATGATGGGAAATGTTGAGGATGCTCAAGATATGACCCAAGAGGCCTTTTTTAGAGCTTTTAAATATTTAGAAGGCTTTCGGGGTGAGGCTTCTTTCTCCACATGGCTTTATCGTATTACCGCTAATTTGTGTAAAGATGAATTACGAAAGCGTTATCGTTTGCCAGTGGATTCTTTGGATGAAAAAATTAGTCTTCATGATGGTGAAGTACATAAACAAATTCCTTCTTCACAACCTGGACCGGAAGCTATATATACAAAAAGGGAATTACGACAGGATTTGGGGGAATTGTTAGGTACTCTTTCCCCGGAATTTCGTTTGGCGGTAGTTTTACGGGATGTTTTAGGTTTTTCCTATCAGGAAATTTCCGAACTGATGGAATGTTCATTAGGTACGGTAAAATCTAGAATTAGTAGGGGGAGAGGTTATTTACGTGAGAAGCTATTAACCCAACAGGAACAAAATGCTTCCTTTTCAGGTCGAAACAAAGTGAAAGGGGGGGAAAAAAATGAAATGTGA